Genomic window (Pan troglodytes isolate AG18354 chromosome 22, NHGRI_mPanTro3-v2.0_pri, whole genome shotgun sequence):
tttaagaTGGGGATTAAAAGGTACATCCTAGAGTGTTATTGTCCATGTAAAATAGGGCTGTGAAACCTCCTACACCTATGCACAGGTAAACTGATGGCCCTGCAAATGCCCAGAGAAGTAACCTTATAAAGATTTAGTGAATGTTTCCCACCATTATTGGAAAATCTGGCTAAGTCAGTAGCTGTTTTCATATACTTAGGGGGAAAATCAACAAAAACGTGATGCCCTGTTATTTCCTTCCAGTTTCTTCTGCAACTCTAGCTCCAAAGACTGCAGTtcctgcagtatttttttttttttagaacaccaggaaaaaaagaaaaaaaaaccatgcaaATGTACTATTTCTTCAAACACAACTAGGAATGATTGAACAGCTGGGAGAATAGGAAGAAAACCCCTCAGAGAACCAAGGACAAGCAGTGAGTTCAGATCTAGGCACATGGCCACTAGGAATGGTTCTTCACTGCCACGTGGGCAGCCAACAGCCAGTAGCTAGAGACCAGCCTCGGTCTTCGGCCTGCGGGTTCTGCAAAGTCAGGCTAGCTGGCTCTCCGCCCGCTCCGCACCCCGGCGAGGTTCCGGTGGGGAGGGGTAGGGGTGGTTCAGCCCCGCCCCGCTAGGGCGGGGCCTGCGCCTGCGCGCTCAGCGGCCGGGCGTGTAACCTACGGGTGCGCGCCCACGACCGCCAGACTCGAGCAGTCTCTGGAACACGCTGCGGGGCCCCAGGGCCTGAGCCAGGTCTGTTCTCCACGCAGGTGTCCCGCGCGCCCCGTTCAGCCATGTCGTCCGGCATCCATGTAGCGCTGGTGACTGGCGGCAACAAGGGCATCGGCTTGGCCATCGTGCGCGACCTGTGCCGGCTGTTCTCGGGGGACGTGGTGCTCACGGCGCGGGACGTGACGCGGGGCCAGGCAGCCGTACAGCAACTGCAGGCGGAGGGCCTGAGCCCGCGCTTCCACCAGCTGGACATCGACGATCTGCAGAGCATCCGCGCCCTGCGCGACTTCCTGCGCAAGGAGTACGGGGGCCTGGACGTGCTGGTCAACAACGCGGGCATCGCCTTCAAGGGTATGGGAAGGGGACGTGGCCTCCCCGAAGAAGAACCGATGCACTGGGGCTCCTGGCGTCTGCGGGGTCCATAACGCCTCCctagggaggagagggaggagctaGGAGATGCAGGGAGTGCAGAAACCTTGGAGAAAGTGAGAGTTTTCCAGCCAAAGGGAACTTCGTGTTTCCCTGGCTGGGACTCTTGGGGATCTTTTTCAGGTTTTCTGCAGTTTTTCTGAATTGAGCTTTAAGGCAACTGGATGAATTttgaactgattttaaaataaacgacgaattgcaaaaagaaaaaatggttatGCCAAGATCTAGTATGTGCACCCTTCATCCTCCTTCCCCCAATGGTGCCATCTTACAAAAATACTAGAACGTGATCAAACCAGGAGATTGACATTGGCACAATACTGTAACCAGATACAGACTTTAGGCAGAAGGcactaagttttgtttttttgtttttttttttttagtatcattGTATAGAATTTTACCCCATGGGTACAATGTATTAACtatgttctctttctctcctaaAAGTTGCTGATCCCACACCCTTTCATATTCAAGCTGAAGTGACGATGAAAACAAACTTCTTTGGTACCCGGGATGTGTGCACAGAATTACTCCCTCTAATAAAACCCCAAGGTGAGTCTGATGGGAAACAGCGCATCTTCTCTTTGGGGCTTGATTTGGCCCCTGCTTGCCTGGGATCTCTCCTGCAGGCTCTTGCTTCCTCTCCATGCTGCACGTGCACTGACCTCTGTGCTTTGTCTCCTGCCAGCTGATATGTGCCATTTTGCCTCAGGACTTTGTCCTCACTTCTCCCACTCCCATGGCCATTTGTCCTCCTTGTCCCACTGGTCTTTGCACACCTGGCTGACTCTCATCCTTCAGGTCTTAGCTCAAACGTCTCCTGAGAGATGCTCTTTATTTGCTCCATTCCCCTCCACGTGGGAGTCCATCCTGTACCCTTTCTCTGCTCTTTCAGAGAGATCTTATTCAGGCTGGTGGAGGCTTTACTACCACCAGTTCATTAGGCCCTTCTAATACCTGTCACCTGTCTGAAACACTCCTTAAGCTCCCAACCACATGGTTGTCTTGCTGCCTTTCCATCTCTTCCTGATGCCTTTCCCCACTATCTAAGATATTTCCAGAGGATCCCTATCCTTTTCCCTAAGTCGTCTGGGACACAGACCCCACCACCCCAGGATCCTGCCGGTCACCATGCCCCACCCCTCATAATCATTTACTAGGTCCTAGGAGTTGTGCCCACTGAGTTCCTCCTGAATCCGTCTCATCCCAGCTCTACAGCAGGCCCTCACCTGTCCCTCTGGACAATTGCAAACCCTCACAAGGCACCTCTGGTCTTGAGTCTTTTCCTTTCCCAGCATCCTGCGTACTGTCTGCATGGTCATGCCTCTCCCAAAATCCTTCAGGAGGGAAGTCCAAGCCCTTAGCATGTTCACAGAGATGTCCATAATCTGCCGCTGCTTAACTCTGGGCCCATTTTAACTCCCCTTCAATGTGCTGAAGGTGCTGGACATGACTATCACATGTCTTTGGTTGTAAACTGCTGTGATAGTTACCCTAATGGGACAGGAGATGAACCCACCCATTAAATAACACAGCAATTAAGCAGCcacttttagaaaaatttaaatgtgtgGCTTCGAGTTGGGTACTTGCATGTACAGCTTACTCTCAGCTTTTATCCTGTTCCCCTGTCCTGTCGTCCTGTTAAGTTGTGCTACTTCTAAGGCTCTGGTTCACCAGGACCTCAAAGGGCAGCTCTTCCAAATCTCACCTGACTCTACTCAGCCAAAATTCGAAGGCAGGAATGAACTTCTTCATGCAACTACCACCACACTTTCTATGCGTATTCCTCTTAGAACTCATACCAGTAACTGTCTCTCATATGAAAATTGTCTGCTCCAAAATCCCTGCAAATTTGGCATTCACCTCTCTACGGGATTGTTGCACACCTTTCTACATAATGCTTTGTGGTGTATCTTAGGGAGAGTGGTGAACGTATCTAGCATCATGAGCGTCAGAGCCCTTAAAAGCTGCAGCCCAGAGCTGCAGCAGAAGTTCCGCAGTGAAACCATCACTGAGGAGGAGCTGGTGGGGCTCATGAACAAGTTTGTGGAGGATACAAAGAAGGGAGTGCACCAGAAGGAGGGCTGGCCCAGCAGCGCATACGGGGTGACGAAGATTGGCGTCACCGTTCTGTCCAGGATCCACGCCAGGAAACTGAGTGAGCAGAGGAAAGGGGACAAGATCCTCCTGAATGCCTGCTGCCCAGGGTGGGTGAGAACCGACATGGCGGGACCCAAGGCCACCAAGAGCCCAGAAGAAGGTGCAGAGACCCCTGTGTACTTGGCCCTTTTGCCCCCAGATGCTGAGGGTCCCCATGGACAATTTGTTTCAGAGAAGAGAGTTGAACAGTGGTGAGCTGGGCTCACAGCTCCATCCATGGGCCCTATTTTGTACCCTGTCCTGAGTTGGTCCAAAGGGCATTTACAATGTCATAAATATccttatataagaaaaaaaaatgatctctTATCAATTAGCACTCACTAATGTACTACTAATTGAGCAACCTACGCACTCAGTTGACTACCTAAATCTGTCAGGTCTTTTGTGATTTCCTCTGATGCAGGAGAGGAAAAATTGTAATTGatgaaaataatgaatgaaaatcaacagatgaataaatggtTCTTTATAAGTGTCCATTTGTACAGATTGTTTAGATGCTAAATAAGCTTTGTCTCAAGTACAATCAACCTAAAAGGTCAAGGGAAGGGACAGTACAGCTTGGGGGTGAGCAAAcccagaaagtaaagaaagagcCAGTTAGTCAATATTTTCAGTGTTGTAGGTCAAACAATGCATTGGAACTCCCCAAATCCACATTATGTAACAAAAGCTGACAGCATGTAAGCCTGTGAGCATAGCTGGCTCtggcccttcccagcctctaggaaAACGAACAGTACCACAAAGGCAAAGGCAGCTGACCTGGTCTCTCTAAAAAGCCAAAGTCATTGGGGAAAAACAACCAGTTGCTATGTGTGAAACGTGAGTGTGCACTTGTGTGAAACACCGAGCTGATGAGGGACCTATCAGATCTCCATAGGAATGTGTTATTTATGTAGGGATGAAGTGTCATGAGGTGTGCAACATATGCCCCAGGTGTACAAAATGTGTTTCAGCAAAGTATACAAAGACTGATGAACAggtaaggcaaaaaaaaattttctgtttgttgaaAGCTTTCAAAACCTGGGGGTTGGCAGTGGAAACTTCTAGCTCTGCCcactgaattcctgacctcaggcagaaTACTGTATCTGGCTTTGTCTGTTTCCTCAACTGTCAAATTGGGATGACAGTCATAGGATTATATGTATTGAGATAAAGTGTTGagaacaaattagctgggtgcgatggtgggtgcctgtaatcccagctactcaggaggctgaggcaggagaatcgcttgaacccagggggtggaggttgcagtgagccaagattgcactactgcactccagcctgggtgacagagtgagacttcatctcaaaaaaaaaaaaaaaaatagtgttgagAACAGCCCCTGCTGTCATTAGTTCCTGTAAATGGGCCTGACGCTGTCCCTGCTGGTAATGAGAAGTGTGTGTTTACTGTCTAACACCCAGTAAATGCCCATGCCATTCTGTTTCTTCCACAGAATCACAGTGTTGTGATCTCTCACACCACCAGTGAGAATTAAGGCTTACAGAAACAAAAAGTGATCACCCGTGAAAAGGAGAGgccccttattttatttttatctatttattttttaattctccaaACTGCTTCGGAAGAGTcccttatttgtttgtttgtttgtttgtttatttattgagacagagtctcaatctcggttcagtgcaacctctgcctcctgggttcaagtgattctcctgcctcagcttcctgagtagctgggattacaggcgcccgccaccacgcctggctaacttttgtatttttagtagagacagggtttcgccatgttggccaagctgatctcgaacttctggcctcaagtgatccacccgcctcggcctcccaaagtactgggattacagacatgagccactgcacccagcctagtccCTTAGGTTAAAAGTGAGGTTTACTTTAACAAGTTTCACCTTTCAGTAGGGCTGTTCATTTCTTCCTAGTTTTTGTACACAGACACCAGAAAACAACCACGTCTGCAGCAAAACTGGTATTCTCAAGTGCTAGTTTAGAAATCTGTACCTGTATTGCAAAGATATTTTTCCCTTAATACCTTAAAAATAACACCTAACTTTAAGAGATTTAGAGAAAGCATTGTTCCAAATTCAAGTACCTGCTTACCtctgggggtgaggggagaagGACATACGTGGTTCCGTCTTTATTGCTAAGGATTTGTTTCTTATACCAGGTGATAGGTACATGGTGCTAAAATACAATTTTCAGAAAAAGGTAAAATCATGACTGTCATAcagatgtaaaaataatattcaaaaaatgtattttactcaTAAGGGAACCAGGGAAATGTTATAACTGGTTCAAAGGAAAAGCTAAAAGGGCACAGATTATATGGAATCAACAAATGTTGAGCTGAATTGCAAACGACGACAAAACTGGTGTTTTTACAGGGAGGAGGAGGTCAATTCAGTCACCACTAGACAGGACAGCACTTGCACCTCTGCTACCTACAATTTAGAAAGAGATGCAAAGTATCTCAAAGAATGAACAGGGCCATAGTTCGATGCTACGAGTCTTGCCTTGCAAACACCCTTCACTCTGTTGTGTGAGTCTGGCAAAACACCCATCCCCATGCTTAATAACCATGCCAGCCTGCTCTAGCAGCTCTTAACAGATGATGATGCTGGGGAGAAAGGAAACAAGAGGCTGACTGTACTCTTTTATGTTCCCACCCCAATCCCAAACAGACAAGCAATTCTCCTAGCCAGTGTTGTCTTTTCCCCTAGTAAATTCACTCTCCTACTCTGTAAGATGATTATTCTTTCCGCATATCTCCCAGACTGATCGTGCTGGAGGATGTCCTCAAATCTGTTccctaaaaaagaaatagatgccCCTGAGGAGAGTCGTTCAACATACCTGCAACCAGACAGCACACCCTGCCCCCCTTTCCGTTACAAGAAGAGGCACACTGCTTCCCAGGCAGCACCCCCACCGGAGTCCTGGTTCGTCCATTATTGCCCTCCCAAACATTTTGTTCTTGTAattattccctttctttccttcaccAAATTCACCTCTCTGAGATTACCATTGCATAAAAACATGCTTTAATATCTCTCCCAGCTTTTAAAACTAAGGAGTTGAGTCACACAAAGTATGTTCTCCGACCACACTggaattaagttagaaatcaataGTAAGATGGCTAGAAAATCCCCAAATAGTTGGAAACCAACAAAATACACTTTCAAACACCCTTAGTCAAAAAGATATCAAAAgttaagaaaacaacaacaaaaaaattttttaaagatattgaaagttaaattcaaaagtattttgaactgaatgaaactgaaaacacaacatatcaatgTTTGTGGGATGGCACTAAAGCGGTACTTCGAGGGAAATGTATACTACGTAATGCCTACACTAGAAAAGAACTGTCTCAAACAATGACCTCAGCTTCCATGGTAAGAAACTAGAATAAGAGCAAATGAAACCCCAAATGAGcagatgaaaggaaataaagatcagaacaaAAATTAGTATAATCAGAAGAGAGcaataaaggtaaaaaaaaaatcaatgaagccaaaAGCCGGTTCcttgaggaaaaataaaacaaaacaaaaagtgctAAACCTCTAGCCAGAgagatcagaaaaagaaaaaaaaaaaaaaaatgaaagacacagATTACCAATGTCAGGAATGAGAAGTAGCATCATTATGATTAATAAGAAGATAATAaggggttgggcacagtggctcacacctaaaatcccagctctttgggaagctgaggcaggtggatcacctgaggtcaggatttcaagcccagctggccaacagggtgaaaccccatctctactagaaatacaaaaactagccagacatggtggcagacacctgtaatcccagctactctggaggctgaggcaggagaatcgcttgaacccaggtggagattgcagtgaaccgagatcatgccactgcactccagcctgggcaacagagtaagactctgtctaaaaaaaaaaaagataagagcaTTTTACTAACAACCTCAAATCATTGGAATTAACAACttacataaaatgtatacatttattaatatttagaaaaacactAAGCTCactgaagaagaaatggaaaaccttAATAGCTCTATGTCTGTAAAATGAAGTTTCAAATActctttggaaagaaagaaagattggcTGGGGCATAAAGGGAACCACACCCAGCAGGTGCCCAGCTATTAACTTGACTTTGATAGAGAAAGTGGACTCAGTGGCAGGGCACAGGCAGTTCGGCCAGATCTGCTTGAGTAAAGCAGAGTCATGATGAGATGGTGGCTCTCTGCTAATCTCAGAGTCACTAATCAAACACACTCAGATCAAACACGTGGGTTACAGTGAAGAAGACGAATGAAGGAATCCAATTGCCCGTCCATACCTTGACACACCTTTGACAATTCCTTTGTTTTGTGGGTACACATTTCATGGGGAGATgccatatattttacatattaactgTGACTTTggataaaacaaaaatgcagaCACTTTTAGCAAACAGGGGTTATGTAACAATTAGATAAAACATTCTAATAAATGGCTTACGGCATAGTAGGAGCTTCATAAACATTCTCTCTCATTTGAGGGCATACTAGGAACCACACAGAGATTGCCTGCCCATGCCTGGAAGTCTAATTACAGGacatcttttttctctaattaagTTTCAGTTTCTCTTAAGCAAGAAAGGGGATGTATGTCCTGAGAAGCACTTAGTGTGTAAATAATTTCATTGCATCTTAAGATAAAGCAAACATCTGCATTTTGCaatgggtgatgggtgcacaaccAAGAAAATTACTTGGCACATGTTTTCCTCCCTTTGGGATTCTCCCAAAATAGTTTTAATTCAACTGTCACCTGTCTCAGGCCCCCTACTGACCCATCACCATCCAGTTTTGCTTTCAGAGAGCCCGACCTCTTAGCCCTGCAAACCATTGCTTGGCTCTATTAGGATCAAAAGAGGGATGTGTCTTGGCATGACCCAATACACAGCTCATGGAAAGGGTAGACCCAGGAGTGGGGGCATTAGGAAACTTTCTGGAACATTCAGCCCCTCGAGTTGCAGCACTGGAACGCAGAACTTAGCTCTGCTTTACAGCCCAGAGCAGCCATGCTGGCCCGCAGCCACGAGGCACCTTCCGGCTGCAACAATTCCAAGAATTGACGTCTCTGTACACACAGGTCCCAATACCACTTAAAATGTGTACGAGGTGTTAGTCTCAGATAAACAGGACTGGGCATGTTGGCTGCAAACAAAGTAGCATGTGGTGGGGCACACGGAGGCACAAGGAGGTACAAGAGTCGTTGTTCATGACACGGGGTCAGAATCCATGCCTTCCATTAGCTGGGCTACTTACTCGGATCTCCATAATCCCATTATAGGTGAGAAGGTGTCTATACCCTGTGAAGTATAATTTTGGCAGAACAAGGTACATTTCTTAGGATATGGACTATCCCAGGAAGTCCATCCCTCACAAGGATTTGCCATTCAGAACTGCCCAGTCCTGACACTATTGCAGAAAGTCAGCCCCTAACTTTTCTGTAATCACCACAATTCTATAACTTTAAGTCATCTATGCCAGAATTCCCATTTTTGGGAACAGTAATAGATTGAAGGCTGGCTGCCaagaagatatgtccatgtgtcagaatctatgaatattttctttggaagaacgatttttgcaaatgtaattaaggaTTTCAAGCTGAgctcatcctggattatctgggtgggccctaaatcaaTGACGAGTGTCTTTTTACAAAACAGAGAGCGACAAGGCAGGCATATGAAGACAGGTTGATTAGAGGGATGTGGCCGTAGCCCCAAGCCAAGGAAAGCCCGCAGCCCACAAAAGCTGGAAGAGTCAAGGAAAGATTTCTCTCTAGAGACTTTGGAAGGAATGCAGCTATACTGAcagcttgatttcagacttctggcctccagaactatgaga
Coding sequences:
- the CBR1 gene encoding carbonyl reductase [NADPH] 1 isoform X1, producing the protein MSSGIHVALVTGGNKGIGLAIVRDLCRLFSGDVVLTARDVTRGQAAVQQLQAEGLSPRFHQLDIDDLQSIRALRDFLRKEYGGLDVLVNNAGIAFKVADPTPFHIQAEVTMKTNFFGTRDVCTELLPLIKPQGRVVNVSSIMSVRALKSCSPELQQKFRSETITEEELVGLMNKFVEDTKKGVHQKEGWPSSAYGVTKIGVTVLSRIHARKLSEQRKGDKILLNACCPGWVRTDMAGPKATKSPEEGAETPVYLALLPPDAEGPHGQFVSEKRVEQW
- the CBR1 gene encoding carbonyl reductase [NADPH] 1 isoform X2; this translates as MSSGIHVALVTGGNKGIGLAIVRDLCRLFSGDVVLTARDVTRGQAAVQQLQAEGLSPRFHQLDIDDLQSIRALRDFLRKEYGGLDVLVNNAGIAFKVADPTPFHIQAEVTMKTNFFGTRDVCTELLPLIKPQVVLLLRLWFTRTSKGSSSKSHLTLLSQNSKAGMNFFMQLPPHFLCVFLLELIPVTVSHMKIVCSKIPANLAFTSLRDCCTPFYIMLCGVS